A single window of Nicotiana sylvestris chromosome 3, ASM39365v2, whole genome shotgun sequence DNA harbors:
- the LOC138887576 gene encoding uncharacterized protein, with product MARGLPFALLGYHTIVRTSTGATPYMLVYGTEAVIPTDVEIPSLRIIQEVELSDAEWIRCRYEQLAVIDGKIMNEVCHNQFYLNRMPRSFNKRVKPRQFAPGHLVLKKIIPHQDEAKEKFSPNWQGPYMVHRVLTGGALILAEMDG from the coding sequence atGGCACGAGGGCTTCCTTTTGCTCTGTTGGGGTACCACACcatagttcgcacatcaactggagcaactccctacatgctggtttatggtaccgaagctgtcatcccaACCGacgtagaaattccttctttaagaatcatacaggaagttgaactcagcgatgcagaatggataaggtgCCGATATGAACAATTGGCCGTTATCGATGGGAAAATAATGAATGAAGTATGCCACAATCAGTTTTATCTCAATAGAATGCCCAGATcattcaacaaaagggtcaaaccaagacaatttgcACCAGGACATCTGGTACTGAAAAAGATcatcccacatcaagatgaagccaaagaaaaattctctcctaactggcaaggtccttacatggttcacagggttctaacaggaggagcactcatactcgcagaaatggacggatAA